One genomic region from Reichenbachiella ulvae encodes:
- a CDS encoding TonB-dependent receptor — protein sequence MKVLGAVLCLLLSVTSLAQNIEGIVTDHQSGEPLIGAAVGLKNGELGVITDAKGFFQFNDLVPGLYELKVSYLGYQIFIQKAIWVENGETQYLDIKMIPSAHALDEVVVSSNSYDLHDPVSKVSITEEKINRYAATYYDPARLILSSPDVAVSNDQNNQISVRGLSPALNVWRLEGVEIVNPNHLSNAGTFNDQPAATGGGVNILSAQMLDQSEFHIGAMDNTNNNAVAGLFDMDFRNGAADRRYTAQASLIGLDFSAEGPFKEGGKASYLANYRYSFTGLLGLMGVDFGGEVIGFQDLSFNVHIPLKENSSINIFALGGLSSNDFEAKDPNDYEIEKDKSDIHYKGKMGGLGTRYSTLLNRKTQFQFTSLFSSSSQERNQTTYLDLLTVESFLNTAQEESIWSNKAEFARHILNSNWNIGSYYNHYRHSYTSAGTETENFQNDQMLLSPFINWEKKLSQNFSTTLGLTYYVLNSKENWIQALDYRGSISYHKNKTTINLSAGKYSQMIKPGNLFIQQSLPIALNYFEPGFHESYRFLLSLERKFRWADLQVEGFHYLFPNVQIVSRLTWDGTPYQVYLDQESKAQTTGLSIRLQKMTPLFYFDLGASVFNSTYADDMDNPYNIDHSISASLGKKWFFGGNEGEKKVLSINLKQLYQGGTYQAGYQRLSPYQRTDFRVKWSKNKNGIIRSWSLDIQNLLNTQNEGWRYFDTVTGQMEVQYQMGLLPILTYRLEF from the coding sequence ATGAAAGTACTGGGAGCAGTCCTCTGCTTACTCCTAAGTGTCACGAGTCTGGCACAAAACATCGAAGGAATAGTAACCGACCATCAAAGCGGCGAACCATTGATTGGTGCCGCGGTTGGTCTAAAAAATGGTGAGTTAGGTGTAATCACTGACGCAAAGGGCTTCTTCCAGTTCAACGACCTGGTCCCTGGTCTCTATGAGCTAAAGGTGAGTTACCTTGGCTATCAAATCTTCATTCAAAAGGCTATCTGGGTCGAAAATGGCGAAACCCAGTACCTGGATATCAAAATGATCCCAAGTGCACATGCCCTTGACGAAGTAGTTGTGAGTTCCAACTCTTACGACCTTCATGATCCGGTTTCGAAAGTCTCTATCACTGAAGAAAAAATCAATCGCTATGCTGCGACCTATTATGATCCAGCACGCCTAATTCTGAGTAGTCCGGATGTGGCAGTAAGCAATGACCAAAACAATCAAATTTCCGTTCGCGGACTGTCTCCTGCTCTCAACGTTTGGCGTCTTGAAGGCGTAGAGATTGTCAACCCCAACCACCTATCCAATGCCGGGACTTTCAACGATCAACCTGCTGCTACCGGTGGTGGTGTCAACATACTCAGTGCCCAAATGTTGGATCAGTCCGAATTCCACATTGGTGCTATGGACAATACGAATAACAATGCTGTTGCAGGACTATTCGATATGGACTTTAGAAATGGAGCCGCAGATCGCCGCTATACTGCGCAAGCCTCCTTAATTGGTCTGGATTTTAGTGCTGAAGGCCCATTTAAAGAAGGAGGAAAAGCGAGCTACCTGGCCAACTACCGATATTCCTTTACGGGACTCTTAGGTTTGATGGGAGTCGATTTTGGTGGTGAGGTCATTGGGTTTCAGGACTTGAGTTTCAATGTTCACATTCCGCTGAAAGAGAATAGTAGCATAAACATTTTTGCCCTTGGAGGCCTTAGTTCTAATGATTTTGAGGCAAAAGACCCCAACGACTATGAAATAGAAAAAGACAAATCGGACATCCACTACAAGGGAAAAATGGGAGGGTTAGGTACTCGATATTCCACCTTGCTTAATAGAAAAACTCAGTTTCAGTTTACCAGTTTATTTTCTTCCAGCTCTCAGGAAAGAAATCAAACTACTTATCTAGACCTACTCACAGTGGAGAGCTTTCTGAATACGGCACAAGAAGAATCAATTTGGTCCAACAAAGCGGAATTTGCTCGACACATATTGAATAGCAATTGGAATATTGGCAGCTATTACAATCACTATAGACATAGCTATACCTCAGCAGGCACAGAAACTGAAAACTTCCAAAATGATCAAATGCTTTTGAGTCCATTTATCAATTGGGAAAAGAAGCTCTCACAAAACTTCAGCACCACACTTGGCTTGACCTATTATGTTCTCAACAGTAAAGAAAATTGGATTCAGGCCCTGGACTATAGAGGCAGTATCAGTTATCATAAGAATAAAACAACGATCAACTTAAGTGCTGGTAAATACAGTCAAATGATAAAACCAGGCAATTTATTTATTCAACAGTCGCTACCAATTGCCCTCAACTACTTTGAACCTGGATTTCATGAAAGTTATCGTTTTCTTTTAAGTCTGGAGCGAAAATTTCGTTGGGCAGATCTGCAAGTAGAGGGTTTTCACTATCTGTTTCCGAATGTACAAATTGTTAGTCGATTGACCTGGGATGGCACTCCTTACCAGGTATACCTTGATCAGGAATCAAAAGCCCAAACTACAGGATTAAGTATACGTCTGCAGAAAATGACTCCTTTATTCTATTTTGACTTGGGAGCCAGTGTCTTCAATTCAACCTATGCAGACGACATGGACAATCCCTATAACATTGATCATTCTATAAGCGCCTCTCTAGGGAAAAAATGGTTCTTCGGAGGTAATGAGGGTGAAAAGAAAGTATTGTCTATCAACCTGAAACAATTGTATCAGGGAGGAACCTATCAAGCTGGATATCAGAGACTATCCCCTTATCAAAGAACAGATTTTCGGGTGAAATGGTCAAAGAACAAAAATGGAATTATCAGGAGTTGGTCCCTCGACATCCAAAACCTGCTTAATACACAAAATGAGGGCTGGCGCTACTTCGACACTGTGACAGGCCAGATGGAAGTTCAGTATCAAATGGGCCTCCTTCCGATTTTGACATATAGACTTGAATTTTAG
- a CDS encoding sugar phosphate isomerase/epimerase family protein: MNFKTNLLLGLSIGALAFCSPKKQTEEKPETTIADPKKESTPIGLQLYTVRDAMAANPDSTLELVAKLGYKQLELAGYADGKFYGMAPEQFKSTAEGYGLSPISAHISIDALAENPELAISASKAAGLEYVVLPWLSPDQRNSVAQYESHIALMNKVGPMCSEAGLKFAYHNHAFEFDTLDGQVPMEMIINQTNPEHVAIELDLYWVSKAGLDPVAFFNKYPGRFNLWHVKDMDDTPEQNFTEVGSGTIDYKSIFENAEVSDMQYFFVEQDRSDNPMKSIEISYQYVDELLNQ, from the coding sequence ATGAACTTCAAGACTAATTTACTTCTAGGGCTTAGCATTGGGGCCTTGGCCTTTTGCAGTCCAAAAAAACAAACAGAAGAAAAACCGGAAACGACAATTGCCGATCCAAAAAAGGAAAGCACCCCAATCGGACTACAGTTGTATACGGTAAGAGATGCCATGGCCGCTAACCCAGACTCTACCTTAGAATTGGTAGCCAAGCTGGGATACAAACAGCTTGAATTAGCTGGTTATGCAGACGGTAAATTTTATGGAATGGCGCCCGAACAATTCAAATCCACAGCAGAAGGTTATGGCCTCTCCCCCATCAGTGCGCACATTAGTATCGATGCATTGGCAGAGAACCCTGAGTTGGCGATATCGGCCTCCAAAGCGGCCGGTTTGGAATATGTCGTTCTGCCGTGGCTGAGCCCTGATCAAAGAAACTCAGTGGCCCAGTACGAATCCCACATAGCGCTGATGAATAAGGTAGGGCCTATGTGCAGTGAAGCTGGACTTAAATTCGCTTATCACAACCATGCCTTTGAGTTCGACACCCTGGATGGACAAGTACCGATGGAAATGATCATCAATCAAACCAATCCAGAACATGTGGCAATAGAGCTAGACCTATATTGGGTGAGCAAAGCTGGTTTGGATCCGGTGGCTTTTTTCAATAAATATCCCGGTAGATTTAATCTATGGCACGTCAAAGACATGGATGATACACCGGAGCAGAATTTTACCGAAGTAGGTAGTGGAACGATTGATTATAAAAGTATCTTCGAAAATGCGGAAGTGTCAGATATGCAATATTTCTTTGTGGAACAAGACCGATCTGACAACCCAATGAAAAGTATTGAGATTTCGTATCAATACGTAGATGAATTATTGAATCAATAA
- a CDS encoding PQQ-dependent sugar dehydrogenase, producing MKSNIALIAIGIVFLFGACQKTGYDENSIPDEHRFTQEVFLKNLNEPVELEVLPNGQILYVERKGGIKLYDPASMSMILTDSIPVYYGFEDGLMGMALDPDFINNRWLYLYYSPPGEEAKQHLSRFTFDQNGIRDEKVMLVVPTQRDECCHTGGSIEFGSDGLLYLSTGDDTNPFKSNGYAPIDDNKEGKAFDARRTASNTNDLRGKILRIKPEADGSYTIPDGNLFVDDDPKTRPEIYVMGCRNPYRITVDQKRGWLFWGDVGPDAGDNDSIRGPRGHDEMNVAMTPGYYGWPMYIADNKPYAKWDFANASSGGFYDPENAVNESKYNTGIKNLPKPRPAMIFYPYSASKEFPMLTLGGRTAMTGPVFYQEKGMDSEIGFPSYFEQRLFIYDWMRNWIFTIEVDSTGSPSDFVPFMPSVDFNNIIDMDFGPDGTLYMIEYGTAWFRQNEDAKLSRIKFNRGNRTPVMNVNISQSIGSSPLEVTLDASSSIDHDGDALEFVWKLGDKEIEGPVFNHTFEANGVYYPRLSLRDEAGNWLMESFKIEVGNDAPEISIALEGNQSLYWPGREINYQVNVSDKQDGSLGNGIAREEVNFDIQYMDGLDQSQILGHQLPVSSGELLISESDCMSCHKVNDKSVGPSFVQVADRYQGDANAMNYLTSKIIKGGSGAWGDHSMSAHPDFTQEEVVSMIEYIFTLNQEKEALKPLQGSYIAKEDEYKKELVFSAQYADKGGMGLSSISRLTTLQLKPNQFMAGMADSLTNAPANRRNVLNRVYNQAIMQYPEFDLTDIAAIAFNMNSAVDNEIKISIHIDSEDGEKIGQLIVNQSDSDWTERTIPIKKTSGKHKTFVRIESDLDDKVLLKIRTIKFIPNELQD from the coding sequence ATGAAAAGCAATATTGCCCTAATTGCCATAGGAATTGTATTCCTTTTTGGCGCTTGCCAGAAAACTGGCTATGACGAAAATTCTATTCCTGACGAGCATCGCTTTACTCAGGAAGTGTTCTTAAAAAACCTAAATGAACCTGTAGAGTTAGAAGTTCTACCCAATGGCCAAATTCTCTACGTAGAAAGAAAAGGGGGAATCAAACTATATGACCCTGCAAGCATGTCCATGATCCTCACGGATAGCATACCCGTTTATTATGGTTTTGAAGATGGGCTCATGGGGATGGCTCTGGACCCAGATTTTATCAACAATCGCTGGCTTTACCTCTACTACTCCCCTCCTGGCGAAGAAGCCAAACAACATCTCTCTCGATTTACTTTTGATCAAAATGGAATCAGGGATGAAAAAGTCATGCTAGTGGTACCCACTCAACGAGATGAATGCTGTCATACCGGAGGGTCCATCGAGTTTGGTTCAGACGGGTTACTCTATCTATCTACGGGAGATGATACTAACCCATTCAAATCGAACGGTTATGCCCCCATTGATGACAATAAAGAAGGCAAAGCTTTTGACGCCAGACGTACTGCATCTAACACAAACGATCTACGAGGTAAAATTCTCAGGATCAAACCAGAAGCAGATGGTAGCTATACTATTCCAGATGGGAACCTATTCGTAGATGACGACCCAAAAACGAGACCCGAAATCTATGTGATGGGATGTAGAAACCCCTATCGTATCACCGTAGATCAAAAAAGAGGTTGGTTATTTTGGGGAGACGTGGGACCAGATGCAGGTGACAATGACTCCATCAGAGGGCCAAGAGGTCATGACGAAATGAATGTAGCGATGACTCCAGGCTACTATGGCTGGCCCATGTACATCGCTGATAATAAACCCTACGCCAAATGGGACTTTGCCAATGCATCAAGTGGCGGCTTTTACGATCCCGAAAATGCCGTAAATGAATCTAAATACAATACTGGAATCAAAAACCTCCCAAAACCAAGACCTGCGATGATCTTCTATCCTTATTCAGCCAGCAAGGAATTTCCTATGCTGACTTTAGGAGGACGAACAGCTATGACTGGCCCTGTCTTTTATCAAGAAAAAGGTATGGATTCAGAGATTGGATTCCCTAGCTATTTCGAACAAAGGCTTTTCATCTATGACTGGATGAGAAACTGGATATTCACGATTGAAGTCGATTCGACAGGTTCTCCTTCAGATTTCGTCCCATTCATGCCAAGTGTAGACTTCAACAACATCATCGACATGGATTTTGGTCCTGATGGCACGCTTTACATGATCGAATATGGTACTGCCTGGTTCAGGCAAAACGAAGATGCCAAACTGAGCAGAATCAAATTCAACAGAGGCAACCGTACCCCTGTGATGAATGTAAATATCTCACAGTCCATAGGCAGCAGTCCTTTGGAAGTTACCCTGGATGCTTCAAGCTCTATAGATCATGATGGAGACGCATTAGAATTTGTCTGGAAATTGGGAGACAAAGAAATTGAAGGCCCAGTATTCAATCATACATTTGAGGCCAACGGCGTGTATTACCCAAGATTGAGTTTGCGAGACGAGGCAGGCAACTGGCTCATGGAGTCATTCAAAATTGAAGTTGGAAATGATGCACCTGAGATTTCAATCGCACTGGAAGGAAATCAAAGTTTGTACTGGCCTGGAAGGGAAATCAACTATCAGGTTAATGTTTCAGACAAACAAGATGGAAGTTTGGGCAATGGAATAGCGCGCGAAGAGGTGAATTTTGATATCCAGTACATGGACGGTCTCGATCAGTCTCAGATACTCGGACATCAGCTTCCAGTGAGTTCCGGTGAATTACTGATCAGTGAATCTGACTGCATGTCTTGCCACAAAGTAAATGACAAATCGGTTGGCCCGTCTTTTGTTCAAGTAGCCGATCGCTATCAAGGTGATGCAAATGCCATGAACTACCTCACATCCAAAATCATCAAAGGGGGGAGTGGTGCCTGGGGAGATCACTCAATGTCTGCACACCCGGATTTTACACAAGAAGAAGTGGTCAGTATGATTGAGTATATCTTCACCCTGAATCAGGAAAAAGAAGCCTTAAAACCACTTCAGGGAAGCTATATTGCTAAAGAGGATGAGTATAAAAAAGAATTGGTCTTCAGCGCACAATATGCGGACAAAGGAGGCATGGGTTTGTCATCCATCTCGAGATTAACCACTCTTCAGCTCAAGCCCAACCAATTTATGGCTGGAATGGCGGATAGTCTAACAAATGCCCCGGCCAACAGACGAAATGTCCTGAATAGAGTTTACAATCAGGCCATTATGCAATACCCTGAATTTGATCTGACAGATATAGCTGCCATTGCCTTCAACATGAACTCAGCTGTGGACAATGAGATCAAGATCAGCATCCATATTGATAGTGAAGATGGTGAAAAAATTGGTCAGCTTATAGTTAACCAATCAGATTCTGATTGGACTGAAAGGACGATTCCGATCAAAAAAACCAGCGGTAAGCACAAGACCTTTGTAAGGATTGAATCTGACCTTGATGATAAAGTATTATTAAAAATCCGAACTATAAAATTCATTCCAAATGAACTTCAAGACTAA
- a CDS encoding RipA family octameric membrane protein produces the protein MKSDELSRAWTHRQILELNFNNRLNFFLLFQSILLAATVNGIGQHYDEALLMAICIFGAALTVIWWLIQSREHHMLDKVKNYLRENDISYRERRKLYENFFIKFSVNKLLSRVIPPMLSSIWIALFVFIFIQG, from the coding sequence ATGAAATCAGACGAACTCAGCAGGGCATGGACGCACAGGCAAATCTTAGAACTGAACTTTAACAACAGGCTCAATTTCTTCCTGTTATTTCAATCCATCCTGCTAGCTGCTACTGTCAATGGAATCGGACAGCACTACGACGAGGCACTGCTGATGGCTATCTGCATATTCGGAGCTGCACTAACGGTAATTTGGTGGCTGATTCAGAGCCGCGAGCACCACATGCTAGACAAAGTCAAAAACTATCTGCGAGAAAATGACATAAGCTATCGAGAAAGACGAAAATTGTATGAGAATTTCTTCATCAAATTTTCAGTCAACAAGCTTCTGAGTCGAGTCATTCCCCCTATGCTAAGCTCCATTTGGATCGCCTTATTTGTTTTCATCTTCATTCAAGGATAA
- a CDS encoding carboxypeptidase-like regulatory domain-containing protein: MRLLFSFIPLLFTLHLQANSPISGVVKDAETKEALPFTNIIIEGRHRGSISNSEGVFVLDEQGITADDYVLFSYMGYKSQKIKVSELRSRHEIYLEPIAMNLKEVEVYSKSQSAEDIIKQVRKNLDDNYPEPAYKQKLFTHRYERVPFSEDNRITIKRSNFDGMDQDTFDEMYRVMPKEFTEYQDAVMGHYYYDDEHKLDPIEGVSLEEGAMKEIEKEIEDLLGDFMKDIESTKEDEDVYYKFRTGLLSFKADNEPSDMDSTWKENMNDSLNYIIPTHLVASGIKFLFNDYSRIDGKNWEFIEDPGKFDYEIENVIYYNEEVVYVISFQPKSRGLFQGKVYVSTSDYGILQADFEYAPGKDSENIDLLGVAHSMKHKKARVIFEKGDEGYLLKYLNVKQKEYASIDRKFSVMKKQKRFLIDKELKEIKMDAHLIFNINSQWEILVLDREKISEDRFEAFKQPKSMKFRKEYSYSPNIWNNRTVLVPTSELQKYTRTE, from the coding sequence ATGAGACTTTTATTTAGCTTCATTCCTCTTCTTTTCACTCTTCACCTCCAAGCCAACAGCCCGATCTCAGGGGTTGTCAAAGATGCAGAAACCAAAGAGGCACTTCCTTTTACTAATATCATCATCGAGGGACGACACAGAGGTAGTATCAGCAACAGCGAAGGGGTATTCGTATTGGATGAACAAGGAATAACAGCCGACGATTATGTTCTCTTCAGCTACATGGGTTACAAATCTCAAAAAATCAAGGTCTCCGAATTGCGATCCAGGCATGAGATATATCTGGAGCCAATAGCCATGAACCTGAAAGAAGTAGAAGTATATTCTAAATCTCAGAGTGCCGAAGACATCATCAAACAAGTGCGTAAAAATCTGGATGACAACTATCCAGAACCAGCCTACAAACAAAAACTATTCACCCACCGATACGAGCGGGTTCCATTTTCAGAAGATAATCGAATCACCATTAAGCGATCCAATTTTGACGGAATGGATCAGGACACTTTCGATGAAATGTACCGTGTGATGCCCAAGGAATTTACTGAATACCAGGATGCAGTAATGGGTCACTACTACTATGACGATGAACACAAACTAGATCCTATCGAAGGTGTATCTCTGGAAGAAGGAGCCATGAAGGAGATAGAAAAAGAAATAGAAGATCTACTAGGCGACTTTATGAAGGACATCGAAAGCACCAAAGAGGATGAAGATGTCTATTATAAATTCCGTACGGGTCTGCTCAGTTTCAAGGCTGACAATGAACCAAGCGACATGGACTCTACCTGGAAAGAGAACATGAATGACAGCCTGAACTACATCATCCCTACGCATCTGGTAGCTAGCGGCATCAAGTTCCTTTTCAATGATTATTCACGAATAGATGGTAAAAACTGGGAGTTCATAGAAGACCCAGGCAAGTTCGATTACGAGATAGAAAATGTGATCTACTACAACGAAGAAGTGGTTTACGTCATCTCATTCCAACCTAAGAGCAGAGGGTTGTTTCAGGGTAAGGTTTACGTATCTACATCGGACTACGGCATCCTTCAGGCAGATTTTGAATATGCGCCGGGCAAGGACAGCGAAAACATAGACCTACTGGGGGTGGCACATTCGATGAAGCACAAAAAAGCACGAGTGATCTTTGAAAAAGGAGATGAAGGGTATTTGTTGAAATACCTCAATGTGAAGCAAAAAGAATATGCCTCGATTGATAGGAAATTTTCGGTCATGAAAAAGCAAAAGCGATTCCTAATCGACAAAGAACTAAAAGAAATCAAAATGGATGCACATCTGATATTCAACATCAACAGCCAGTGGGAAATCTTAGTGCTGGACAGAGAGAAAATCAGTGAGGACCGTTTCGAAGCATTCAAACAACCCAAATCCATGAAGTTCAGAAAGGAATACAGCTATTCTCCCAATATCTGGAACAATAGAACAGTCCTGGTACCTACCTCCGAACTCCAAAAGTACACACGTACCGAATAA
- a CDS encoding TonB-dependent receptor plug domain-containing protein: MNRYWLLAALCLGIWQASAQRLTIKNQETQRGIEGVLLTSEKFSAISNPYGQVEIEPFEGSEAIEIRSLGYKTLVLSFARLIGADSILYLEPTNLNLDEVVVSATRWYQNSSNLPSKISIVSSKEVALQNPQTAADLLGISGKVFVQKSQQGGGSPMIRGFATNRLLYTVDGIRMNNAIFRSGNIQNVINQDPLAIENTEILFGQGSVSYGSDAIGGVMSFQTLTPQFAIGDHTMISGKAFSRFASANQEKTGHFDLNLGWKKWAFVGSFSYWDFDHLRQGSQGPRDYVKPYHVQRSNGQDVVVEQSDPLLQMPSAYSQFNTMQKLRFAPNDNWTMQYAFHYSETSSYGRYDRHNRMRNGLPRYGQWDYGPQKWRMNHLEVNHHASKGLYDEMTLRLALQNFEESRIDRSFNATNQTTNSEWVDAYSANWDFSKALGAKHTLFYGLEYVLNDVNSEGQQRDIVTGSKTAGPSRYPDAQWSSIAAYAQEEYRMTDQLTVQGGLRYNVFLLDADFSDNSTFYPFPFDEAEIKDAALTGNVGLVYRPSASWVIKSNWGTAFRAPNVDDMGKVFDSEPGAVVVPNPDLQAEYAYNVDLGVAKVFNDRVKVDLTGYYTILNHAMVRRDYVLEGQDSLMYDGVLSQVQAIQNAAKAHVYGLQAGLDVKLPVGFGFASHLNYQVGKEEMDDGTKSPSRHAAPVFGVSRLTYELSKLNLELNAQYQGEVTHADLSVSEQGKTEIYALDAAGNTYAPSWYTLNLKAMYAMNELLTLNAGVENLTDQRYRPYSSGISGAGRNFILSVMATF; this comes from the coding sequence ATGAATAGATATTGGCTATTGGCTGCATTGTGTTTGGGGATTTGGCAGGCTTCTGCACAAAGGCTTACTATTAAGAACCAGGAAACGCAAAGAGGAATCGAAGGGGTGCTATTGACGAGCGAAAAGTTCTCTGCGATTTCGAACCCATATGGTCAGGTTGAGATCGAACCTTTTGAGGGTTCGGAAGCAATCGAAATACGATCACTAGGCTACAAAACCCTTGTCCTGAGCTTTGCCAGACTGATAGGAGCCGATTCTATTTTGTATCTAGAGCCAACCAATCTCAATCTGGACGAAGTGGTGGTGTCTGCCACTCGATGGTATCAAAACTCTTCCAATCTTCCTTCAAAAATCAGTATTGTTTCCAGTAAGGAAGTAGCCCTCCAAAATCCACAAACTGCTGCGGATCTACTAGGTATATCGGGCAAGGTCTTTGTCCAAAAAAGTCAACAAGGAGGAGGCAGTCCCATGATACGTGGCTTTGCTACCAACCGACTGCTGTATACTGTAGATGGCATCCGAATGAATAACGCCATTTTTAGAAGTGGTAACATACAGAATGTGATCAATCAGGATCCTCTGGCGATAGAAAATACCGAGATATTATTTGGGCAGGGATCGGTCAGTTATGGCAGTGATGCCATCGGTGGGGTGATGAGTTTTCAGACTTTGACGCCACAATTTGCGATAGGTGACCATACGATGATCAGTGGCAAGGCTTTTTCCAGGTTTGCTTCAGCTAATCAGGAGAAAACCGGGCACTTTGATCTGAACCTGGGATGGAAGAAATGGGCCTTTGTGGGCAGTTTCAGCTATTGGGACTTTGATCATCTGAGACAGGGTAGCCAGGGTCCCAGAGACTATGTGAAACCCTACCATGTGCAAAGAAGCAATGGACAGGATGTCGTAGTAGAGCAGAGTGATCCACTGCTGCAAATGCCATCGGCCTATTCTCAGTTCAATACCATGCAGAAGTTGCGTTTTGCTCCCAATGACAACTGGACGATGCAGTATGCCTTTCACTACTCCGAGACTTCCTCGTATGGTAGATATGATCGCCACAATCGCATGAGAAATGGCCTGCCACGATATGGGCAGTGGGATTATGGTCCTCAAAAATGGCGGATGAACCACCTGGAAGTCAATCACCATGCCTCGAAGGGATTGTATGATGAAATGACCCTGAGATTGGCCTTGCAAAACTTTGAAGAAAGTAGAATCGATCGGTCCTTCAATGCTACCAATCAAACAACCAATTCGGAATGGGTAGATGCCTACTCTGCGAATTGGGATTTTAGCAAAGCTTTGGGAGCTAAACATACTTTGTTTTATGGTTTAGAGTATGTACTGAATGACGTGAATTCTGAAGGGCAACAAAGGGACATTGTAACGGGGAGTAAGACTGCAGGTCCATCCAGGTACCCTGATGCGCAGTGGAGTTCTATTGCGGCTTATGCTCAGGAGGAGTATCGCATGACCGATCAGTTGACTGTGCAGGGAGGTCTACGCTACAATGTGTTCCTTCTAGATGCAGACTTTTCGGATAATAGCACCTTTTATCCTTTCCCATTTGATGAGGCAGAAATAAAGGATGCAGCTCTGACAGGAAATGTTGGTCTGGTGTATCGACCCTCCGCCTCCTGGGTGATCAAGAGCAACTGGGGTACAGCTTTTCGAGCGCCTAATGTAGATGATATGGGTAAGGTCTTTGATTCTGAGCCTGGAGCCGTGGTAGTGCCTAATCCGGATCTTCAAGCCGAATATGCTTACAATGTCGATCTAGGTGTAGCTAAGGTTTTTAATGATCGGGTGAAAGTGGATCTGACTGGGTACTACACTATATTAAATCATGCGATGGTCCGAAGGGACTATGTTTTAGAGGGGCAGGATAGCCTCATGTATGATGGCGTACTTAGCCAGGTGCAGGCGATTCAGAATGCAGCAAAAGCACATGTTTATGGACTGCAGGCGGGTTTGGATGTGAAGCTACCAGTGGGCTTTGGTTTTGCTTCTCACCTCAACTATCAGGTGGGTAAAGAAGAAATGGATGATGGCACGAAGAGCCCTTCGCGTCATGCAGCGCCGGTTTTTGGCGTCAGCCGATTGACTTACGAGCTCAGCAAACTGAATCTGGAGTTGAATGCGCAGTATCAAGGAGAGGTCACACACGCTGATTTGTCTGTGAGTGAACAAGGGAAGACGGAGATCTATGCACTAGATGCAGCCGGTAATACTTATGCTCCCTCGTGGTACACTTTGAATCTAAAGGCGATGTACGCCATGAATGAGCTGCTGACACTGAATGCCGGAGTAGAGAACCTAACCGACCAAAGGTATCGTCCCTACAGTTCGGGGATATCAGGAGCCGGAAGGAACTTCATTCTTTCTGTAATGGCTACTTTTTGA
- a CDS encoding helix-turn-helix domain-containing protein — translation MTSQTLHVKNMVCPRCIASVVELLEELQIHSDKVELGSVALREPLDAERRAVLSDRLSQLGFELLMDEKAQTIAQIKALVIEQVHHQSEALKVNFSTLISQELKHEYSSLSRLFSAVEGITIEKYILKQKIERVKELLFYQQLTLSEIAYQMNYSSAAHLSAQFKKETGMTPSEFKSLKNPQRRSIDAI, via the coding sequence ATGACATCCCAAACGCTACATGTCAAGAATATGGTTTGCCCCAGATGCATTGCTTCTGTGGTAGAACTATTGGAAGAGCTTCAAATCCATTCTGATAAAGTGGAGTTAGGCTCAGTAGCTTTGCGAGAGCCTCTGGATGCCGAACGACGTGCCGTTCTCTCTGATCGCCTGAGCCAATTGGGTTTTGAATTGCTGATGGATGAAAAAGCCCAAACGATTGCCCAGATCAAAGCATTGGTGATAGAGCAGGTGCATCATCAATCCGAAGCACTGAAGGTAAATTTTTCTACTTTGATCTCACAAGAACTGAAGCATGAATACAGTTCTTTGAGTCGACTGTTTTCTGCTGTAGAGGGGATCACTATTGAGAAATATATCTTGAAGCAAAAAATAGAGCGTGTCAAAGAATTGCTTTTTTATCAGCAGTTGACATTGTCTGAAATCGCCTATCAGATGAACTATAGCAGTGCAGCACACCTCAGTGCTCAGTTCAAAAAAGAAACAGGAATGACCCCCAGTGAATTCAAGTCACTGAAGAATCCTCAGCGCCGCTCTATTGACGCTATCTAG